Proteins encoded together in one Raphanus sativus cultivar WK10039 unplaced genomic scaffold, ASM80110v3 Scaffold4804, whole genome shotgun sequence window:
- the LOC108839004 gene encoding protein phosphatase 2C 3-like (The sequence of the model RefSeq protein was modified relative to this genomic sequence to represent the inferred CDS: added 3 bases not found in genome assembly) gives MMERSFARMDNEVVSWGETVMSANCSCELQTPDCDAVGSTAVVSVVTPEKIVVANCGDSRAVLCRNGKPVPLSTDHKPDHPDELDRIQEAGGRVIYWDGPRVLGVLAMSRAIGDNYLKPYVSSEPEVTVTDRTEEDEFLILASDGLWDVVTNEAACAMVHMYLNKRGGGRGRRRETQDECSDGKEDEKVVVGSSKSGKKGEIADKACTEASVLLTKLALAKHSSDNVSVVVVDLRRRRKRHVA, from the exons ATGGAGCGTAGCTTCGCGCGCATGGACAATGAGGTTGTTAGTTGGGGCGAAACCGTGATGAGCGCTAACTGCAGTTGCGAGCTTCAAACGCCAGATTGCGACGCTGTCGGATCCACCGCCGTTGTCTCCGTCGTTACTCCGGAGAAGATCGTTGTAGCTAACTGCGGCGATTCCAGAGCAGTTCTCTGTAGGAATGGAAAACCAGTTCCTCTATCCACAGATCACAAG CCGGATCATCCTGACGAGTTGGATCGGATCCAGGAAGCAGGGGGGAGAGTGATATACTGGGATGGTCCAAGAGTCTTAGGCGTGTTAGCCATGTCACGAGCCATAGGTGATAATTACTTGAAACCATACGTGAGTTCGGAGCCGGAAGTTACTGTGACGGACCGGACCGAAGAAGATGAGTTTCTTATTCTAGCGAGCGACGGATTATGGGACGTGGTGACGAACGAGGCGGCGTGCGCGATGGTGCACATGTATCTTAACAAAAGAGGTGGTGGCCGTGGAAGGCGACGAGAAACTCAGGACGAGTGTAGTGACGGGAAAGAGGATGAGAAGGTGGTGGTGGGGTCGAGCAAGAGCGGGAAGAAAGGAGAGATCGCGGACAAAGCATGCACGGAGGCGTCAGTGTTGTTGACGAAGCTGGCGTTGGCTAAGCATAGTAGCGACAACGTAAGCGTCGTGGTCGTTGatctcagaagaagaagaaaaagacacGTTGCTTGA